One Etheostoma cragini isolate CJK2018 chromosome 6, CSU_Ecrag_1.0, whole genome shotgun sequence DNA window includes the following coding sequences:
- the zgc:92912 gene encoding vesicle-associated membrane protein 1, which produces MSAPDAAAPGGAPGAPGAPGADGAPGGAPPGPPNTSSNRRLQQTQAQVEEVVDIMRVNVDKVLERDQKLSELDDRADALQAGASQFESCAAKLKNKYWWKNCKMMIMMGIIGVIVVGILFLYFFY; this is translated from the exons GTCTGCCCCAGATGCTGCTGCTCCAGGTGGAGCCCCAGGTGCTCCGGGAGCCCCTGGTGCAGATGGAGCCCCAGGCGGCGCACCTCCTGGCCCACCCAACACCTCCAGCAACCGCAGGCTACAGCAGACACAGGCCCAAGTCGAGGAG GTGGTGGATATCATGCGAGTGAATGTGGACAAGGTTTTGGAAAGGGACCAGAAGCTTTCAGAGCTGGATGACAGAGCGGATGCTCTCCAAGCCGGAGCCTCCCAGTTTGAAAGCTGTGCCGCTAAACTAAAGAACAAGTACTGGTGGAAGAACTGCAAG ATGATGATCATGATGGGTATCATCGGAGTCATTGTGGTTGGAATACTATTCT TGTACTTCTTCTACTGA